DNA from Paludisphaera mucosa:
GTGGCGCGGATCGTCGACGCCTGGAGCGCGATCCTGGAGCATAACAAGTCGATCCGGATCCTCGGCGAGGCCAAGCCCAACGAGCCGACCGACTCGGCGTTCATCCCCACCGTCGGCCACATGATGGCGATCGGCTACAAGACCGCCGACCCGGCCCGCTCGGGCGTGCTGATCGAGAGCGCCCACTCGCTGCTCGCCGGCCTCGACCCGTCCGAGGACATGGCCTTCGCGCTCTACCACGGCAAGCTCTGGAGCGTCCACCTCAACGACCAGAACGGCCTGAAGTACGACCAGGACAAGACCTTCGGCTCCGTCGACCTGCGGCGGGCGTTCAACCAGGTCTGGGTCCTCGACAAGAACGGCTTCGGCCAGGACGGCGAGTGCGTCGGCCTCGACGTCAAGGCCATGCGCACGACCACATTCGAGGATTCGCTCAAGCACCTGTCCAACTCGAAGACCCTGTTCCTCCGCATCCTCGACATCGTCCGCGCCGTCGACGAGAAGAAGGTCGAGGAACTCCGCGCCGCGAAGAAGTATGAGGAGCTCGAGATGCTCATCATGGACATGCTGATGGGCAAGAAGGGCTGAGACTCGCCCGTCTCGCGAGAAAGAGGCAGGAGCCGAAGCCGGGGACGGAGCCCCGCCCGCCTGGGACGGCCGAGGAAAGCGGACCGGGAGCGAGCGACTTCCATGCCGGGTGCTCGCCCCCGATCGCGGCCTGCGTAGATCGTCGCTCGACTGGAACTGCCGGACCGCTGGGCCGGTCAGGACGTCGTGCGTCCGCGCCGACGCGCCAGGCCCAGCCCGCAGAGGCCGACGAGCATCAACGCCATGGACGTGGGCTCGGGCACGGCGGCGCCGTAGACGACCGAACCCGGGGAGGTGAATTCGGGGGCGCCGAAGATCGGGAGCAGCCCCGAGATCGTGCTGCCGATCGGCGTCACCGGGACGTTCGGATCGTCCGTGACGGCCGTGATCAGATGGTAGCTGAGAAACATTTCGTCGAAGACGAGCCCCTGCGTCAGGAAGATCGTATTCGTGCCGACGTGGACGTACCTCTGCTCGGCCCCGACCTCGCTGGTCGTCAGGACGTCGACGCCCGCGTTCTTGAGCGTCAGGGTGAAATCGCCCACGCGCAAGCCGGCCTCCTGCACGCCGAAGGCCATGAGGGGGAAGGAAAACGTGTCGGCCAGCACCTGCCAGGCGCCGCCCTGGGCCTTGATGTCCCACGTGAACGTGTCGTCGTCGAACAGCGTCGTGCCGACGATGGTGTCGCTGCCCGGCGCCTGGCTCGCTAGCCCTCCGCCGAAGTAGAGCACGCTGAAATTGTAGCTGGTCCCCGCCTCGGCGCGGGGGGCCGCTGCGAGCGCGAGGCCGGCGAGCAGCAGCAAGCAAGTTCTACGCATGAGATCGATTCCGCATCCTCGGGTGCCATCGTGGTTGTGGTGGCCGCAGGCGAGGATCTTATAGATCCACCTCAATTAATGCCACCTTGTTTCCTTTTTTCGTCATTTTTGGTGAAGCATTGATCAATGTTATGGACCAAATTGCGAACGAATTTCATCGGATTTCGATTCTGGCTCACATGGCAAGGCTATCGAGGGGCGATGGTCTTAATTGCTTAGTCGATCCGTAAACGAATCGTTGCAAATCGGATAATATTTTAGGCGACTCCTGTCGTGGCGGTGGTCAAAAGATCGTGGGACTTCACATGTGCCTGCCGGCCCAGGGATTGGGCCTGTCGCGGGGGGTTAGGCACCAGCCGATCGTCTGGCGCTCGGTGAGGCCGGCGGGGATCGGCTTGGGGCCTTCCCAGGTCGCGCGGAACCGCTCGCTGAGGCTGCGGAGCAGGGCGGCCTTCACGGCGGCGAGGCGGGGGTCGGCGGCGAGGTCGGTCGTCTCGTCGGGGTCGGCCTGGACGTCGTAAAGCCGCTCGTAGGGGCCGGTGGGCGGGTTCGAGGGGGCGTAACCGTCCTTGCGCGCGCGGCGTCCGGTGCCGACGATCAGCTTGTAGCGGTCGGACCGGGCCATCGCCTCCTCGTTCTCGTTGTACTCGCTGAAGACGACCGGCCGGCCCGCGGCCCCAGGCGCGCCGACGACCAGGCCCGACTGGTCGATCCCGTGCAGGCCCGGCGGGATCGGCTGGCCCAGCAGGCTGAAGATCGTCGGCAGGACGTCGACCAGCTCGACGAGGTCCGTCACGCGCCGGCCCGCCGGCAGCCGGCCGGTCTGGCGGACGATCAGGGGCACGCGCACGGCGGGCTCGTAGAAGCAATGCTTCTCGAACCGGCCGTGCTGGCCGAGCATGTAGCCGTTGTCGCTCAGGTAGACGACCAGGGTGTCCGCGCCGTGCCCCTCGTCGTCGAGCGCCCGGACCAGGCGGCCGATCTGCTCGTCGACGAACGCGGCCGAGGTGTAGTAGGCGGCCTGGACGCCCCGGACGTCGGCCTCGGAGAGGGTGCGGAAGACCTTCGGCTGCTCGATCCGGTCGCGCTCGCTGAGTCGCCAGGCCGGGAACTGCTCGGGCCGGAACCGGCCGCGGGACTCCTCCGGGAAGTGGAACGGGGCGTGGGGCTCGTAGAAGCTGACGACCAGGGCGAACGGGCGGCCCGCGTCCGCCTTCATGAACCGGATCGCGCGGTTGACGAAGTAGGTGGCGTCCATCGACTCGGCGTCCAGGCCCGCGTCCTCGACGCGGGCGTTGAGCCAGGTCGCGGGCGGGTCGATCATCGGCCGCCAGGGCTTGCGGCGGTCGCCGCGCGGAGGGGGGTGCGAGCCGATGTGCTTGAGCCACTCCGCGTAGTCGCGACGCAGCTCGAACCCGTGAGAAGACGGGCCGTTGAAGTGCATCTTGCCGATCGCCGCCGTGCGGTAGCCTCGCTCGCCGAGCAGATGGCCGAGCGTGCGCATCGATTCGGGCAGGGCCGTGGGGAGGCGGGTCACGCCCGTGGCGTGGGGCAGCTTGCCGGTGATGAACGACTGGCGGCTCGGGGTGCACAGCGGCGCGTTGCAATACGCCCGCTCGAAGTAGACGCCTTGCCGCGCCAGAGCGTCGAGATGGGGCGTCGCGCCGTGGGGGTCTCCGGCCGCACCGAGCGTCCCGGCCGCATGGTCGTCGTCGACGATGAGCAGGAGGTTCGGCGGCCGTCGCGCCGCGTCACCCGCGAAGGCCTGTGGAGCGGCGAGCAGGATGGCGACCGCCAGCCGCGCCAGGACGACCGCGACCCTCCCCGACCTCCGCCGCAAAGATTCGTCGTCCACGGCCATTCCTCCTTGACCGGCTGCGGCGCGGAACGCCGTCTCCTGGATCATCGTCGCAGGCAACGTGAAGCCAATAAATCCTATGGAAATACTTATTCGTCTTCCATCGCAGGGCGGTCGGAATCCGTCCGCAGGTACGCGCCGGTGAGGCTTTCGGGGGCGGCGGCGATCTCGGCGGGCGTCCCCATGGCGACGACGCGGCCGCCCCGCGAGCCGGCCTCGGGTCCGAGGTCGACGACCCAGTCGGCGGCGGCGACGACGTCGAGGTTGTGCTCGATCACGACGAGGGTGTCGCCCTGGTCGGCCAGGCGCTCCAGCACGCCGAGCAGGCGGTCGACGTCGGCGAAGTGGAGGCCGGTCGTCGGCTCGTCGAGGATGTAGAGCCGCTCGCCGCCCGCCGGCCGGTTCAGGTGCGCGGCGAGCTTGACCCGCTGGGCCTCGCCGCCCGAGAGCGTCGCCCCCGACTGGCCGAGGGTGAGGTAGCCGACGCCGACGTCGTGGAGCGACCGCAAGCCGGGCAGCACGCGGGGCTGGGCGTCGAAGAACGCCAGGGCCTCGTCGACGCGGAGGTCGAGGACGTCGCCGATCGACTTCTCCTTGAACAGGATCTCCAGGGTCTGGCGGTTGAACCGCTTGCCGCGGCAGTCCTCGCAGACGACGTAGAGGTCGGGGAGGAACTGCATGGGGACGCGGCGGCGGCCCAGGCCCTGGCAGGTCTCGCACCGCCCGCCCTTGGCGTTGAAGCTGAACCGCGGCGGGCCGTAGCCGCGGGTGCGGGCCTCGCGGGTCTTGGCGAAGACGCGGCGGATCTCGTCGAAGACGCCGGTGAACGTCGCGGGCGTCGACCGGGGCGTGCGGCCGATGGGCGCCTGGTCGATCTCGACCATCGCCGTCAGCGAGTCCCAGCCGGCGATCGTCCCCAGCTCGGGGATGGCGCGGAGCGACGCCCGGTCGCGGCGGCGGAAGGCCCGCGCCAGGACGTCGAAGACGAGCGTGCTCTTTCCCGAGCCGCTGACGCCCGTCACGCACGTCAGCGTCCCCAGGGGGATGCGGACGTCGATCGTCCGCAGGTTGTGGACCGTCGACCCCCGGATGGTGAGCCAGCCCGGCGACCGCGCCAGCCGGTCGGAACGGCTGGGGGCGTGGCGGTCCTCGCCGCGGAGGCGGCGGCCGGTGAGCGAAGCGGCCGATCCGGCGATGCGGCCCGGCGGACCGACCGCGACGATCGCGCCCCCCTCCGGGCCCGCGCCGGGGCCGACGTCGACGACCCAATCGGCCGCGCGGATCACGGCCTCGTCGTGCTCGACGACCAGCACGCTGTTGCCCAGGTCGCGGAGCTTGCGGAGGCCGTCGAGGAGTTGGGCGGTGTCGCGGGGGTGGAGGCCGGAGGTCGGCTCGTCCAGGACGTAGCAGACCCCGACCAGGTCCGAGCCGAGCTGGTTCGCCAGCCGGACCCGCTGCAGCTCGCCTCCCGAGAGCGTCGCCGCGCCCCGGCCCAGCGTCAGGTATCCCAGGCCGACCTCGGCCAGGAACCGCAGCCGGCCCCGGATCTCGCGCAGCAAGGGGGTCGCGACGGCCTGCTCGTCCTCCCTGAACGGGAGCCCGTCGAAGAAGGTGCGGGCGGCCTCGACGGTCAGGTCGCAGACCTGGGCGATCGACTGGCCGCCCACCCGCGCGGCGAGCGACTCGGGCCGCAGCCGCGCGCCCTTGCACGCGGGGCAGGGGATCTCCTCGCGATAGGCGGCGAGCGCGGCCTTCACGGCGCCGCGGTCGGTCGCCCGGTCCAGCTCCGCGAGCATCGCCGGTACGCCGGCGAAGCCTCCGTCGGTCTCGCCGTGCAGGAAGGCCTGGAAGACGGCCTCGGGCCAGTCGTCCAGCGGGACGTCGCGGCCGAGCTTGTGACGATCGAGGAACGCCGAGACCCGGGGGTCGCCGACCTGTGCGGCCCGGAGTTTGGCGCCGAGCTTCGTCCAGGGCTCGACGGCCCCCCGGTCGAGCGACCTCGCGCGGTCGGGGACGATCAGGTCGGGCTGGAATTCCGAGACCACGCCCAGGCCGTCGCAGCGCGGGCAGGCGCCCTGGGGGCTGTTGAAGCTGAACCCGCGGGGCTCCAGGGCCGGCAGGCTGACGCCGCAGTCGGGGCAGGCGTGGTGGATGCTCATCGGCCGGTCCTCCCACGCCCCGTCGACCTCGGCGGAGATCGTCGCCAGCCCTTCCGAGAGCTTCAGCGCCAGGTTCAGGCTCTCGGCGAGCCGCGGCGCGACCCCTTCGCGGATCACCAGGCGGTCGACCACGGCGTCGATCGAGTGGTTCTTCGTCTTCGCCAGCTTGGGCGGCTCGTCGACCTCGATCACCTGGCCGTCGACCCGCGCCCGGATCAGCCCGGCGCGGCGGATCGCCTGGAAGACGTCGGCGTGCGCCCCCTTGCGGCCGCGGACGAGCGGGGCCAGGACCAGGATCCGCCTCCCCGTCGGATACGCCAGCACCGTCGCGACCATCTGCTCGGGCGTCTGGCTCCGGATCGGCAGGCCGCACTTCGGGCAGTGGGGCGCGCCCAGGCGCGAGAAGAGCAGCCGCAGCGAATCGTGGATCTCGGTCAGGGTGCCGACCGTGCTCCGCGGGTTCGGCCGCCCGGCGCGCTGGTCGATCGCCACGGTCGGCGGCAGGCCGTCGATCTCGTCGACGTCCGGGCGCTCGAGCTGGTCGAGGAACTGCCGAGCGTAGCTGGAGAGCGACTCGACGTACCGCCGCTGGCCCTCGGCGAAGACCGTGTCGAACGCCAGCGAACTCTTGCCCGAGCCGCTCACGCCGGTCAGGACGACCAGGGCGTCGCGCGGGAGGTCCACGTCGACGCCCTTCAGGTTGTGCGTCCGCGCCCCGCGGACCGCGATCGCCGTCGCCGACGCGATGCTCGCCATGCCGACCTCGCCCCCTCCCTGGGATGTCTCCGCCGACGCCCGATCCTCCAAGCGTTCCCCCCAAGCCCCGCGAACGCAGTCGCCTTAATGAATATTCATCGAATTCTCCCGCCCGCGGCGACATCATACCGCGCGGAATTTCCGCCGACCCCCCCCGGCGGGAGCCGGAATCCCTTCCGAGCCCGGGCCTTGCCGGCGGCGCGGCGTTTCTATTACAGTTGTCGGCGCGAGGTGGCGAGGGCGCTCGCCGACGCTTCCGCGACGGGAGCGTGGATGCTAGACTTTCGCTGACTCGCACGTCTTCCCGCCCCGTCCGAGCAGGAGCGTCGATTGTGAAACTTACCGTGGCGACGCTCGTCATCCTGATCGCCTGCGCGGCCTCGGTCGCGGCCCGGGCCCAGGAGCCGACCTCTTCGGGCGGGCTCACGTCCGCCGACGAGGAGAGGCTGCGGATGCTGAGCGATCCCGAGGCGATCAAGAAGGATGCGGAGAAGAACAAGCTCCGCCCGCCGTTCGAGTTCTACCGCTCGCAGGTCGCGCCCAGCGACGTCCTGCCCTGGGTCAAGGCGCGACACTGGCACGGCATGACGGTCGAGCTCCGCGCCAACCTCGACGACTACGAGGGGAGCCTCCAGTCGACCCCCGTGCCGATCCCCGAGACCTCCTGGGACGTGAGCTTCGGCCGCGAGGCGCGGCTGGTGAAGGAGCAGCGGAGCCGGCTGGGCATGGCGATCCTCCTGCCCCGTACGGCCGGGCTGAAGGACCTGCCCGTCGAGCTGATCCGCACCGGCGCGATCCGCGCCGACCAGGTCTATCTCGCCGCCGTCCGCCCGCTCGCACCTCAGCAGATGCTGGCCCTGGTTTTGACGAAGGAGGCCAACGGCGGCTACGCGGCCTGGTCCCGCCTCAACGCGACGAT
Protein-coding regions in this window:
- a CDS encoding sulfatase family protein, whose translation is MDDESLRRRSGRVAVVLARLAVAILLAAPQAFAGDAARRPPNLLLIVDDDHAAGTLGAAGDPHGATPHLDALARQGVYFERAYCNAPLCTPSRQSFITGKLPHATGVTRLPTALPESMRTLGHLLGERGYRTAAIGKMHFNGPSSHGFELRRDYAEWLKHIGSHPPPRGDRRKPWRPMIDPPATWLNARVEDAGLDAESMDATYFVNRAIRFMKADAGRPFALVVSFYEPHAPFHFPEESRGRFRPEQFPAWRLSERDRIEQPKVFRTLSEADVRGVQAAYYTSAAFVDEQIGRLVRALDDEGHGADTLVVYLSDNGYMLGQHGRFEKHCFYEPAVRVPLIVRQTGRLPAGRRVTDLVELVDVLPTIFSLLGQPIPPGLHGIDQSGLVVGAPGAAGRPVVFSEYNENEEAMARSDRYKLIVGTGRRARKDGYAPSNPPTGPYERLYDVQADPDETTDLAADPRLAAVKAALLRSLSERFRATWEGPKPIPAGLTERQTIGWCLTPRDRPNPWAGRHM
- the uvrA gene encoding excinuclease ABC subunit UvrA → MASIASATAIAVRGARTHNLKGVDVDLPRDALVVLTGVSGSGKSSLAFDTVFAEGQRRYVESLSSYARQFLDQLERPDVDEIDGLPPTVAIDQRAGRPNPRSTVGTLTEIHDSLRLLFSRLGAPHCPKCGLPIRSQTPEQMVATVLAYPTGRRILVLAPLVRGRKGAHADVFQAIRRAGLIRARVDGQVIEVDEPPKLAKTKNHSIDAVVDRLVIREGVAPRLAESLNLALKLSEGLATISAEVDGAWEDRPMSIHHACPDCGVSLPALEPRGFSFNSPQGACPRCDGLGVVSEFQPDLIVPDRARSLDRGAVEPWTKLGAKLRAAQVGDPRVSAFLDRHKLGRDVPLDDWPEAVFQAFLHGETDGGFAGVPAMLAELDRATDRGAVKAALAAYREEIPCPACKGARLRPESLAARVGGQSIAQVCDLTVEAARTFFDGLPFREDEQAVATPLLREIRGRLRFLAEVGLGYLTLGRGAATLSGGELQRVRLANQLGSDLVGVCYVLDEPTSGLHPRDTAQLLDGLRKLRDLGNSVLVVEHDEAVIRAADWVVDVGPGAGPEGGAIVAVGPPGRIAGSAASLTGRRLRGEDRHAPSRSDRLARSPGWLTIRGSTVHNLRTIDVRIPLGTLTCVTGVSGSGKSTLVFDVLARAFRRRDRASLRAIPELGTIAGWDSLTAMVEIDQAPIGRTPRSTPATFTGVFDEIRRVFAKTREARTRGYGPPRFSFNAKGGRCETCQGLGRRRVPMQFLPDLYVVCEDCRGKRFNRQTLEILFKEKSIGDVLDLRVDEALAFFDAQPRVLPGLRSLHDVGVGYLTLGQSGATLSGGEAQRVKLAAHLNRPAGGERLYILDEPTTGLHFADVDRLLGVLERLADQGDTLVVIEHNLDVVAAADWVVDLGPEAGSRGGRVVAMGTPAEIAAAPESLTGAYLRTDSDRPAMEDE
- a CDS encoding PEP-CTERM sorting domain-containing protein, encoding MRRTCLLLLAGLALAAAPRAEAGTSYNFSVLYFGGGLASQAPGSDTIVGTTLFDDDTFTWDIKAQGGAWQVLADTFSFPLMAFGVQEAGLRVGDFTLTLKNAGVDVLTTSEVGAEQRYVHVGTNTIFLTQGLVFDEMFLSYHLITAVTDDPNVPVTPIGSTISGLLPIFGAPEFTSPGSVVYGAAVPEPTSMALMLVGLCGLGLARRRGRTTS
- a CDS encoding TIM barrel protein, which produces MSTPTKYRFTFGPWNISQGADPFGPTVRKEMEYARKLKTYKELGFDGVQFHDDDIVPADLDWQATLKGTAEVKKILDGEGLFVEIIAPRLWEDPRTIDGGFTSNDPKERQYAIDRAKRCADLADEVGCKNYVLWLAREGTYIREAKCAKTAVARIVDAWSAILEHNKSIRILGEAKPNEPTDSAFIPTVGHMMAIGYKTADPARSGVLIESAHSLLAGLDPSEDMAFALYHGKLWSVHLNDQNGLKYDQDKTFGSVDLRRAFNQVWVLDKNGFGQDGECVGLDVKAMRTTTFEDSLKHLSNSKTLFLRILDIVRAVDEKKVEELRAAKKYEELEMLIMDMLMGKKG